The window ACTACCGCCCCTTCAAAGCCTGGCTGGCCGAAGAGTTCAATAAGAACACCGGCTGGGACGAAGTCACTTACAAGATCATCACCGCCAGCGGCACCGTCGGCGAAAACCCAGCAGCGACCTACGTTGGTTTCCATCAAGGTGACAAGTCGCGGCTGGCGTCGGAGACGACCCGCGTCTTCCTCAGCACGCAGATTCAGTGCGCCGAGTGCCACGATCACAAGTTCATCGACATGCCGCAGGAGACGTTTCATCACGTCGCCGCGTTCTTCGTCCGCGTGCAGACCAAGTTGCCTTGGAACGACAGCAATCTGATCGTCGTCTCGAGCAAGACGGCCGGCGAGCACAAGATGCCGGAGACCAACAAGGAAATGCAGCCGGCTGCGTTCTCGTCGAAGATGCTCGACCCGGGCGTGAGCGACATCGTTCGCCGCACCGAACTGGCCCGTTGGGTCGTCGGCGCCGAGAACCCGTGGTTTGCCAAGGCGATCACCAATCGTGTGTGGGCCCGCCTGATGGGCCGTGGTTTTTGCGAACCGGTCGATGAGATCGGCGACCTCGCCGACAGTGTGTTGCCGGAAGTGCATGTCGCGCTGGCCGAGAACTTCGTCGCCACGCAGTTCGACGTGAAGGACATCTTCCGCGTCATCGCCAACAGCAAGTCGTATCAACGGCCGATCCGCGATCCATCGCCCGCTGAAAAAGAAAAGCCGTTCGCGGTCATTCCCGCCGGCCGGCTTCGCGGCGACGAGGTATTTGCCTCGCTGAAGGCCGGCATTGAGTTGCCAAACTTCACGCCGCCACCAGCGCCCGTTGGCGAAGGGGTTCGCTTCCCACCGCCGCCCAAGAGCACGCAGGACCTCGTGAACGAAGCCTTTGGTTTCGATCCGTCATCCGAGGCCCACAACGTTGCCCGCACCATGCAGCAGGCGATGTTCCTGATGAACAACGACCAGATTCAAAAGCAAATCGACGCCTCGCCCGGCAGCGGCACCGTGCTGGCTCGCATCGTCTCCGAAGAAACCGACGACGCGAAAGCAATCGGTCGGCTATATCAAGCCGTCCTCGCTCGCAAACCAAACGACAAGGAAATCGAAATCGGCCGCAAGCACCTGGCGAAGGTCGGCGAACGAAAGACGGCTTACGAAGATCTGCTTTGGAGCATGATTAACTCGGCGGAGTTTCTCTCAAGAAGGTAGCCCGACGCGTCAGCGAGAGAGAAGCGGAGTAGAAGCCTCCACCCGCGTCAGCCCCTCACCCTCTTAAAACAAGAAATCCGAATAGGAAATTCCCATGCTCCGCTCATTCGCCAATATCCAAACCGACCGTCACGGCATCACCTCTCGCCGAGGATTTCTCGGTCAAATGGCCGCCGGAATCGGCGCGGGAGCAATGACTCTCTCTTGGCGCGACATGCTCCTCGCCAAGGCCAAGGAGATTCAAAAGAACGGCAAGAGCATGATCTTGCTTTGGATGGATGGCGGGCCGAGTCAGTTCGAGACATTTAACCCCAAGATCGGATCGGCGAATCAAGGGCCAGCCACGGCGATTAAGACGAAGCTGCCTGGCGTCGAGTTTGCCGAGTACTGGCCGAAGACTGCCGAGGTGATGGATAAGATCGCCCTGATCCGGAGTATGCAGAGCACCGAGCGCGATCACTTCCGCGCGATCAAGCTCGTCCGCACCGGGTATCCGATCAAGCCGACGATCAACTATCCGACCTGGGGCTCGGTCGTGGCCCGCGATCGTTACAACCCCGATTTCGATTTGCCTGCCTTCGTCCGCATCGGCAAGCCGCGAATCAAGACTCGCGACGTCAACAGCGGCGTTCTCGGGCCGCGGTATGAATCGTTCAAGATCGACGAAGCCGGCACGCTCCCCGAAGATGTTCTGCCCCGCGTTTCGCCCGAGGTCCTTGCGCGCCGGCTCTCGCTGGCCTCGGAACTCGATCAGCAATTTGCCGCGGCAGGTTCGGCAAAGGCCGCGCTCGAACAACAAGAGATCTACAAGCGGACGAGTCGTTTCGTGCTCAGCCCGCTCTTGAAATCGTTCAAGCTCGACAATGAACCTGAAAAACTGCGTGATGCCTATGGCCGGAATTATTTTGGCCAGGCCTGCTTACTTGCGCGGCGGTTGGTCGAGACCGGCGTGAGCTTTATTGAGGTGATCAACGGCGGTAGCTTTGGCGATCAAGGTTGGGACACGCACAAGCGGGGCTTCAAAGAGAACCCACTCCTCGCCGGCGAAACGGATTCGGCCTACGCGACGCTGCTCAATGATCTCGCCGATCGCGGCATGCTCGAGAAGACGGTCGTCGTTTGGATGGGCGAGTTCTGCCGCACGCCGAAGTTCGACGCCGACGGCGGCCGCGACCATTACAGCGATGGCTGGCTGTGCGGCTTCAGCGGCGGCGGTGTGAAGACGGGCCAAGTGATTGGCGCCACCGACAAGGACGGCGTGAAAGTGAGCGACCGGCCGGTCGGCGTGCAGGATTTGTTCGTGACCTTCTGCCATCTGCTGGGAATGAATCCGCACGACGAATACATCACCGACCAGCAGCAACCGCTAAAACTGGTTGAAGGCGGTAAGCTGATAACCGAGTTGTTTTAGGATCGGGCCATTGATCGATCGGACTTTGCTCCAGGTTTTGGGAAAGTACCTCGCCTTCTTCGCGGCCACACTCTTCGTTGTCACCCTGGCCTATCTTTGCATTGGTTGGTTTACGATTCCCACGACCGATCGCTTGCGTGCTCCGGTCCTGACCTATTACGCCATGCTGACAGCGGTGGCTTCTTTCCTGCTGTTGTCCGGGCTGGCTCTCCGCTTTCGCCGCCCCTTGCTGGGAATCGGTTTTATTCTGGTTTCGATTGCTGTTTTCGCCTGGGGAATGCCGGATCGATAATTGCGAGCCGATTGAACCGCTGGTGAGACCGCGATCTCGCAGCTACAGTGAATTGCATGCTGCATTCACCCTCCGAATCGGGTTTTCCCAACACGCGTCTCCGCCGTCTGCGTTACCACGCCGGCCTGCGGGCGCTTGTGCGCGAAACTACTCTCTCGCCGGCCAATCTCATTCTGCCGCTGTTTGTTCGGCCCGGCAAAAACATCCGCCAGCCGATCGCTTCGATGCCGGGGCAGTTTCAGCTGTCGCTCGATCAACTTGCCATCGAAGCCAAAGAGGCTCAGTCGCTCGGGATCGCCGGCGTGATTCTCTTCGGAATTCCGGCTGAGAAAGATGTTGCCGGCAGCGACTCGTATTGCGACACGGGCATCGTGCAACAAGCAGTGAAGGTAGTGAAAGAGGCCGCGCCGGGCCTGCTCGTTGTTACCGACGTTTGTTTTTGCGAGTACACGAGTCATGGCCACTGCGGCGTGCTCGAAGAGCGCAACGGCGTGCAAGATGTTGCCAACGATCCCACGCTCGAGATGCTTGGCAAGCAAGCGGTCAGCCATGCTCGCGCCGGCGCCGATCTAGTTGCTCCGAGCGGCATGATGGACGGCATGGTCGGCG is drawn from Anatilimnocola floriformis and contains these coding sequences:
- the hemB gene encoding porphobilinogen synthase, with product MLHSPSESGFPNTRLRRLRYHAGLRALVRETTLSPANLILPLFVRPGKNIRQPIASMPGQFQLSLDQLAIEAKEAQSLGIAGVILFGIPAEKDVAGSDSYCDTGIVQQAVKVVKEAAPGLLVVTDVCFCEYTSHGHCGVLEERNGVQDVANDPTLEMLGKQAVSHARAGADLVAPSGMMDGMVGAIRYALDHAGFTHLPLMSYAAKYSSAFYGPFRDAAESAPQFGDRRTYQMDPAAAAGQALREVELDLREGADLIMVKPALAYLDIIRDVRENFPGVPLAAYNVSGEYSLVKAAAANGWVDERTLALEMLTAIRRAGASIILTYWAKDVARWLQ
- a CDS encoding DUF1549 domain-containing protein translates to MNRLLSYCCLVLLFGLPTISWAAEGVAIDPAKIPGKVLDDGQAKFVGTWTASVNTKPFVGEGYMYSPAVAGNTATYSWDMDAAATRHVLFSYAPGVNRTTAAKLAIRSGDTDKEYTVNQQRVPEGAWSFHYLGEFAFEEGPAQLVVSANDVKKGVIIVDAIAILTDEEWTKLKAEAEKNQPPKFLAALPVDPQKPDPKKPVKPATPKKETPKEVAEKAPDFQRQPSAKPANKLTTAALDAAMEKYVGGISNAPQTTDEAFLRRLSLDLIGRQPTTEEMTAFLKDDAADKRANVIDRLLASPEFGVNWADYFSDVISYRTPQPELTFLNYRPFKAWLAEEFNKNTGWDEVTYKIITASGTVGENPAATYVGFHQGDKSRLASETTRVFLSTQIQCAECHDHKFIDMPQETFHHVAAFFVRVQTKLPWNDSNLIVVSSKTAGEHKMPETNKEMQPAAFSSKMLDPGVSDIVRRTELARWVVGAENPWFAKAITNRVWARLMGRGFCEPVDEIGDLADSVLPEVHVALAENFVATQFDVKDIFRVIANSKSYQRPIRDPSPAEKEKPFAVIPAGRLRGDEVFASLKAGIELPNFTPPPAPVGEGVRFPPPPKSTQDLVNEAFGFDPSSEAHNVARTMQQAMFLMNNDQIQKQIDASPGSGTVLARIVSEETDDAKAIGRLYQAVLARKPNDKEIEIGRKHLAKVGERKTAYEDLLWSMINSAEFLSRR
- a CDS encoding DUF1501 domain-containing protein, with product MLRSFANIQTDRHGITSRRGFLGQMAAGIGAGAMTLSWRDMLLAKAKEIQKNGKSMILLWMDGGPSQFETFNPKIGSANQGPATAIKTKLPGVEFAEYWPKTAEVMDKIALIRSMQSTERDHFRAIKLVRTGYPIKPTINYPTWGSVVARDRYNPDFDLPAFVRIGKPRIKTRDVNSGVLGPRYESFKIDEAGTLPEDVLPRVSPEVLARRLSLASELDQQFAAAGSAKAALEQQEIYKRTSRFVLSPLLKSFKLDNEPEKLRDAYGRNYFGQACLLARRLVETGVSFIEVINGGSFGDQGWDTHKRGFKENPLLAGETDSAYATLLNDLADRGMLEKTVVVWMGEFCRTPKFDADGGRDHYSDGWLCGFSGGGVKTGQVIGATDKDGVKVSDRPVGVQDLFVTFCHLLGMNPHDEYITDQQQPLKLVEGGKLITELF